A window of Castanea sativa cultivar Marrone di Chiusa Pesio chromosome 1, ASM4071231v1 contains these coding sequences:
- the LOC142621885 gene encoding uncharacterized protein LOC142621885: MEDNIMNLVVFGVISWSTIFLLTRRVFPKLSFDFCNRVVSTIHAVLAVILASLTVQDWRCPVCPLASKSSPKQMQTLAVTLSYMIYDLLCCLLDKRVKLDNSIHHLVSIVGIGAGLIYKKCGSEMVVALWITEISSPFLHLRELLKELGYKDTDLNFAADILFAVIFTFARMGCGPYLMYVTLAANNPFLIKAMALGLQLVSAFWFYKIAAMVKYKLTKRTSKKVAQTCLDPKTEMGYGRIL, translated from the exons ATGGAAGAcaatattatgaatttagttGTGTTTGGAGTCATTTCATGGTCAACAATATTTCTGTTGACAAGGAGGGTCTTCCCTAAGCTTTCATTTGATTTCTGCAACCGAGTTGTTTCAACGATTCATGCAGTTTTAGCTGTAATATTAGCCTCTCTCACTGTTCAAGATTGGAGGTGCCCAGTTTGTCCCTTGGCTTCAAAATCTTCTCCAAAGCAG ATGCAAACTCTAGCAGTAACCCTTTCTTATATGATCTATGATCTGTTATGTTGCCTCTTGGACAAGCGAGTCAAATTGGACAATTCGATCCATCATCTAGTCAGCATTGTTGGAATTGGAGCAGGCCTAATCTATAAGAAG TGTGGATCAGAGATGGTCGTGGCATTATGGATAACCGAAATCTCCAGCCCTTTCCTCCACCTGAGGGAGCTTCTAAAAGAGCTTGGTTACAAAGATACTGACCTTAATTTTGCTGCTGAT ATTTTGTTTGCAGTGATATTTACATTCGCCAGGATGGGGTGTGGGCCTTATCTCATGTACGTGACTTTGGCTGCTAACAATCCATTTCTCATAAAG GCAATGGCATTGGGCTTGCAACTGGTTAGTGCCTTCTGGTTTTACAAGATCGCAGCGATGGTGAAATACAAATTGACAAAGAGGACTAGTAAAAAAGTCGCGCAAACCTGTTTGGACCCAAAAACTGAAATGGGCTATGGCAGAATATTGTGA
- the LOC142605894 gene encoding 26S proteasome regulatory subunit S10B homolog B has translation MSEAEETARRRTAVADYRKKLLQHKELESRVRSVRENLRASKKEFNKTEDDLKSLQSVGQIIGEVLRPLDNERLIVKASSGPRYVVGCRSKVDKEKLTAGTRVVLDMTTLTIMRALPREVDPVVYNMLHEDPGNVSYSAVGGLSDQIRELRESIELPLMNPELFIRVGIKPPKGVLLYGPPGTGKTLLARAIASNIDANFLKVVSSAIIDKYIGESARLIREMFGYARDHQPCIIFMDEIDAIGGRRFSEGTSADREIQRTLMELLNQLDGFDQLGKVKMIMATNRPDVLDPALLRPGRLDRKIEIPLPNEQSRMEILKIHAAGIAKHGEIDYEAVVKLAEGFNGADLRNVCTEAGMSAIRAERDYVIHEDFMKAVRKLNEAKKLESSAHYSADFGKD, from the exons ATGAGCGAAGCGGAAGAGACAGCACGACGCCGTACTGCGGTGGCCGACTACCGCAAGAAACTCCTCCAGCACAAGGAACTCGAATCCCGAGTCCGATCTG TGAGGGAGAATTTGCGAGCTTCGAAGAAGGAGTTCAATAAAACAGAAGATGACTTGAAGTCACTTCAAAGTGTTGGGCAGATCATTGGAGAAGTTCTCAGGCCCCTCGACAATGAACGCT TGATTGTTAAAGCAAGCAGCGGGCCCAGGTATGTTGTTGGCTGCCGTAGTAAAGTGGACAAGGAAAAACTTACTGCTGGAACAAGAGTGGTTCTTGATATGACGACACTCACCATCATGCGGGCTCTTCCTCGTGAA GTTGATCCAGTTGTTTATAACATGCTGCATGAAGATCCTGGTAATGTTAGCTACTCTGCCGTAGGTGGTTTATCTGATCAGATCAGAGAATTGAGAGAATCTATTGAGCTACCTCTCATGAATCCTGAGCTCTTCATTAGAGTTGGAATCAAACCTCCTAAG ggTGTTCTTCTTTATGGACCTCCTGGTACTGGCAAGACTTTGTTAGCTAGAGCTATTGCAAGTAACATAGATGCAAACTTCTTAAAG GTTGTTTCAAGTGCCATAATTGATAAATACATTGGGGAAAGTGCACGGTTGATACGAGAAATGTTTGGATATGCACGCGATCACCAG CCCTGCATCATTTTTATGGATGAGATCGATGCCATTGGTGGGCGCCGTTTCAGTGAGGGGACAAGTGCTGACCGTGAAATTCAAAGAACGCTGATGGAGTTACTTAATCAGCTTGATGGATTTGATCAGCTTGGAAAG GTCAAAATGATAATGGCAACAAACCGTCCTGATGTTCTTGATCCTGCACTTCTTCGCCCGGGGCGGCTGGACAGGAAAATTGAGATCCCATTGCCAAATGAGCAATCAAGGATGGAAATCCTCAAGATTCATGCTGCTGGAATTGCCAAACACGGTGAAATTGACTATGAAGCTGTTGTAAAGCTTGCAGAG GGCTTTAATGGGGCTGATCTTCGAAATGTTTGCACTGAGGCTGGAATGTCAGCAATCCGTGCTGAACGGGATTATGTCATCCATGAAGATTTCATGAAA GCTGTGCGGAAGCTGAATGAGGCAAAGAAGCTTGAATCTAGTGCCCACTACAGTGCTGATTTTGGAAAAGACTAG